The Dendropsophus ebraccatus isolate aDenEbr1 chromosome 10, aDenEbr1.pat, whole genome shotgun sequence genome has a segment encoding these proteins:
- the C8G gene encoding complement component C8 gamma chain — MVPLRVLLIMAILTAPHYTWGQKKKKPPPENPIDKVQSVANFNLRQFSGTWYLLSVASECDNLKTDNHRVEATKIQISPSTNARRQETMATSTFRKLDGICWEIKHAYVPDRVDKGRFILRAKGYAGSLDMVVGETDYQNYAILYYQRRNKITLKLYGRKTSVSDDVYRKFDDLVSKQGIDLEYIYPFPSYGFCDSADQFHILNEVPR; from the exons ATGGTGCCTCTCAGGGTGCTCCTCATCATGGCGATCCTGACCGCCCCCCACTACACCTGGGGGCAAAAGAAGAAGAAGCCTCCACCGGAGAACCCGATCGATAAGGTGCAGAGCGTGGCCAACTTCAACCTCAGGCAG TTCTCAGGGACGTGGTACCTCCTGTCAGTCGCATCGGAGTGTGACAACCTGAAGACAGACAACCACCGTGTGGAGGCCACGAAAATTCAGATCTCCCCATCTACGAATGCCAGGAGACAGGAGACCATGGCGACCAGCACATTCCGGAAGCT GGATGGAATCTGTTGGGAGATAAAACATGCCTATGTGCCCGACCGGGTGGACAAGGGCAGGTTCATCCTGAGAG CTAAGGGATATGCCGGATCACTGGACATGGTGGTGGGGGAGACGGACTATCAGAATTACGCCATATTGTATTACCAGAGGAGGAACAAGATAACCCTCAAACTCTACG GACGTAAAACCTCTGTGAGCGACGACGTTTACCGCAAGTTCGATGATCTTGTCAGCAAGCAGGGAATAGACCTGGAATATATATACCCCTTCCCGTCATACG GATTCTGTGATTCGGCGGATCAGTTCCACATTCTCAATG AAGTCCCGAGATGA